A window of the Tenebrio molitor chromosome 1, icTenMoli1.1, whole genome shotgun sequence genome harbors these coding sequences:
- the tex gene encoding THO complex subunit 3 has translation MYQEKIEELQNYFKSHCKMKEYSGHSSKVHSVGWSCDGKRLASGSFDKSVCIYTLDRDRLNKEITFKGHGGSVDQLCWHQSHSDLLSTASGDKSVRIWDTRIQKCVATINTKGENINITWSPNGNSIAVGNKEDLVTFIDARTHKIEAEEQFNFEVNEISWNNTSDLFFLTNGQGCVHILSYPELKRQHILKAHPGTCICIEFDPTGKYFATGSADALVSLWDINELACQRVFTRMDWPVRTISFSYDGQLLASASEDLIIDIGFVETGDKIADISVEAATFTVAWHPSMYFLAYACDDKDAYDRKRDAGSLKVWGFPSD, from the exons ATGTATCAAGAAAAGATCGAGGAACTACAAAACTACTTCAAGAGTCACTGCAAAATGAAAGAGTACTCGGGCCACTCTTCCAAAGTCCACTCGGTGGGCTGGAGTTGCGACGGCAAGCGCTTGGCCTCTGGATCATTCGACAAATCCGTTTGCATCTACACGCTGGACCGGGACAGACTG AACAAAGAGATCACCTTCAAAGGGCACGGCGGCTCCGTGGACCAACTGTGCTGGCACCAGTCCCACTCAGATTTGCTGAGTACCGCGAGTGGTGACAAATCAGTGAGAATCTGGGACACCAGAATTCAAAAATGCGTCGCGACAATCAACACAAAGGGTGAAAACATCAATATAACCTGGTCACCCAACGGGAACTCCATAGCGGTGGGCAATAAAGAAGATCTTGTCACTTTTATCGATGCAAGAACACACAAAATCGAAGCTGAGGAACAGTTTAACTTCGAGGTGAACGAAATTTCCTGGAATAACACCAGTGATTTGTTCTTTTTAACCAACGGACAAGGGTGCGTTCACATCTTGAGTTATCCAGAGCTGAAGAGACAACACATCTTGAAGGCCCACCCTGGGACTTGCATTTGCATCGAGTTTGACCCTACAGGGAAGTATTTTGCTACTGGGAGTGCAGACGCGTTGGTGTCATTGTGGGACATAAACGAGCTGGCCTGTCAGCGAGTTTTCACCAG AATGGACTGGCCGGTCAGGACGATCTCGTTCAGTTACGACGGCCAACTGTTGGCCTCAGCCTCTGAAGACTTAATAATAGACATCGGTTTCGTCGAAACCGGCGACAAAATCGCCGACATTTCAGTCGAAGCTGCAACATTTACAGTAGCTTGGCATCCTTCGATGTACTTCTTGGCTTACGCCTGCGACGACAAAGACGCATACGACCGTAAAAGAGACGCCGGGAGTCTGAAAGTGTGGGGTTTCCCTTCAGACTAA
- the Pfdn6 gene encoding prefoldin subunit 6 produces MSEDLQRKIQSELDSFKNTQKELQKAISSRQQLDGQLNENMIVKDELDILAKDAKVYKSVGPVLIKTELVEAKQNVSKRMEYINKEIKRVDDQITSLEKKQDIHREGLQKLQHQFQQAQVKAALHA; encoded by the exons ATGAGTGAAGATCTCCAAAGAAAAATTCAGTCCGAACTGGACAGCTTCAAAAACACCCAAAAAG AGTTGCAGAAAGCAATTTCATCGCGACAGCAACTCGACGGTCagttaaatgaaaatatgatAGTCAAGGATGAACTAGACATCTTGGCGAAAGATGCCAAAGTTTATAAGTCTGTAGGTCCGGTTCTTATCAAAACGGAGCTCGTTGAGGCTAAACAAAATGTGAGCAAGCGGATGGAGTATATCAATAAAGAAATCAAGAGAGTCGATGATCAAATTACGTCTCTTGAAAAGAAACAAGACATACACAGAGAGGGTCTTCAAAAGTTGCAACATCAATTTCAGCAAGCACAAGTGAAGGCTGCATTGCATGCTTAA
- the EMC3 gene encoding ER membrane protein complex subunit 3 — MTTDLIVDPQIRFWVFLPIVVITFLVGILRHYISILLSSQKKVEIQQLQDSQLILRARVLRENAKFIPKNSFLIRKHAFNKEEDGYLMQKRPPVTQNMMTDPTMMTDMLKGNLTNVLPMIIIGGWINWMFSGFITTKVPFPLTLRFKSMLQRGIELSHLDASWVSSASWYFLNVFGLRSIYALVLGENNAADQSKQMQDQMSGAAMAMPNDPKVPFKAEWEALEIVDHQWLLADIENTITQLDIN, encoded by the coding sequence ATGACGACCGATTTGATTGTGGACCCCCAAATCCGATTTTGGGTGTTTTTACCCATCGTAgtgattacatttttagtgGGAATACTTCGACATTACATATCAATTCTCCTGTCTAGCCAAAAAAAGGTGGAAATACAGCAGTTGCAAGACAGCCAACTTATTCTGCGGGCTCGGGTGTTGAGAGAGAACGCCAAATTCATTCCGAAAAATTCGTTCCTAATTAGAAAGCACGCTTTTAACAAGGAGGAGGATGGTTATTTGATGCAGAAGAGGCCCCCGGTGACCCAAAACATGATGACCGACCCAACCATGATGACTGACATGTTGAAAGGCAACCTGACCAATGTGTTGCCCATGATCATAATTGGTGGCTGGATTAATTGGATGTTTTCCGGATTTATCACTACTAAAGTTCCATTTCCACTGACTCTGCGATTTAAGTCAATGTTGCAAAGGGGTATTGAATTGTCACACCTTGATGCATCATGGGTGTCTTCTGCATCTTGgtactttttaaatgtgtttgGACTGAGAAGCATCTATGCGCTAGTTTTGGGTGAAAATAATGCAGCAGATCAAAGCAAGCAGATGCAGGATCAGATGTCTGGAGCAGCAATGGCAATGCCCAATGATCCCAAAGTTCCTTTTAAAGCAGAATGGGAAGCTTTGGAAATTGTTGACCACCAGTGGCTCTTGGCAGACATAGAAAATACAATCACCCAACTAgacattaattaa
- the glu gene encoding structural maintenance of chromosomes protein 4, translating to MSARKNRKRKHSPEVHQEHQDNQDNQNADGEELNWSDDEGTHVDGIYIPAPAKRISIRESNTRLIIRKISNNFFKSYAQEQDLGPFSKCFNAIVGPNGSGKSNVIDSMLFVFGYRATRIRCKKLSVLLHNSEKYRNVQSCTVAVHFCEIIDKPGNEYEVVPGTEFVVARTANKDNTSYYELNGRKVQFKEIAKLLRHHGIDLDHNRFLILQGEVEEIAMMKSKGANENETGMLEYLEDIIGTNRYKKPLVQLTDKIENLSVLRSEKLNRLTLIEKELEELRGPMEEAMGFLRTENKIATCKNFLYQRQIYDLEEKSKEIEEDKRQITESRNQMIDRLKELGNEKAEKEETLRQECGKYEKLQHRKEQMKEAFNAADKKDVQLQAEMVQTNTNRKKYKQQLEEERKKLAQLEKVPEDNKNTIKECEVKEVELTAKKEKLEKEKARLLANIREETKDLQVDKEKLETRLGHLKKAVDATKSAYDLADSELKICRSHEESERNKLEKLQEAIKNTEATINQRTEEVAQLKRKIPLTENSLRGAHEELEGVKREEAQITKEIRQKRMHLEEVRSSMQMSRSRGKILDSLMQQKREGKCRGLYGRLGDLGAIDQKYDVAISTACGRLDNIVVDTVSTAQWCIEFLKKHGLGRATFIALDKQEHLREVANSRIRTPENVHRLFDLVQIQDETVRTAFYFSLRDTLVANDLDQASRIAYGAQRYRVVTLKGDLIETSGTMSGGGKTVSRGRMGQSVVTSTVDPKEIENMESVLEKFEDRFKQLMQEQAALENQIATLQPELNHMKVNLEKFTQELQSLKGQQPLQSHELRKQENVVKSTKSDPKQIQKLTATVEAKKAEFEEASANAQELQVDVDKLTAEIKEKTTGKMRTVDKNLSETTKSIDKCKAEVTRLRVAITTSERNAKKCEQKIATLEQNIVDAENRLREAKAERDTIEEDGQKLLKCIEELTEQLSNEEGKYAELKQEVTALTGEEKKLLLKKVDVDQTFKTINEKLNECKATIHQWHAKLTQLTLHEIPEEQEELKKFEPEELQSKNTEVVELELQAAQNSIKNTKPNLNAIQEYKTGQNVYMAKAQELDAITSKRNDMKSLFDKVKNQRRDEFMVGYNIIKLKLKEMYQMITLGGDADFEILDSCDPFADGVQLNVRPPRKSWKAISNLSGGEKTLSSLALVFALHYYKPSPLYVMDEIDAALDFKNVSIVGHYIKERTKNAQFIIISLRSNMFELCDNLIGIYKIFNCTKTITIDPRGFDQKNEDKENRDNGKDVDRVESDSSGVAHNGDAVINDSLEEAMDVT from the exons ATGTCTGCTAGGAAAAATAGGAAACGGAAACATTCACCTGAAGTGCACCAAGAGCACCAAGATAACCAAGATAACCAAAATGCAGATGGTGAAGAATTAAATTGGTCTGATGATGAGGGGACACATGTTGATGGAATTTATATCCCGGCACCGGCAAAGCGTATTTCTATACGCGAATCAAATACACGTCTGATTATAAGGaaaatttcaaacaatttttttaaaagttatgCACAAGAGCAGGATTTGGGCCCATTCTCAAAA TGCTTTAATGCTATTGTGGGGCCAAATGGCAGTGGTAAGAGCAATGTTATTGATTCCATGCTGTTTGTCTTTGGATACCGTGCTACAAGAATTAGATGCAAgaaattgtcagttttacttCACAATTCAGAAAAATACAGAAATGTTCAGTCTTGCACAGTGGCTGTGCACTTTTGTGAAATAATAGACAAG CCTGGAAATGAGTATGAAGTTGTGCCAGGTACTGAATTTGTAGTGGCCAGAACTGCCAATAAAGATAATACTTCTTATTATGAACTTAATGGTAGAAAAGTGCAATTTAAAGAAATAGCCAAGTTGTTGAGGCACCATGGTATTGACTTGGACCATAACCGCTTCCTTATTTTGCAG ggAGAGGTGGAAGAAATAGCCATGATGAAAAGTAAAGgtgcaaatgaaaatgaaacagGAATGCTCGAGTACCTTGAAGATATTATTGGAACTAATAGATATAAG AAACCTCTTGTCCAATTGACTGATAAGATAGAGAATTTATCTGTTTTGCGGTCAGAGAAATTGAATAGGTTGACATTGATTGAAAAAGAACTGGAAGAACTTAGAGGACCAATGGAAGAAGCCATGGGTTTTCTcagaacagaaaataaaatagcaacctgcaaaaattttctttatcaGAGACAAAT CTATGATTTAGAGGAAAAATCTAAGGAAATTGAGGAGGACAAGAGACAAATAACTGAAAGTCGTAACCAGATGATTGATAGGTTGAAAGAGCTTGGTAACGAAAAAGCTGAGAAAGAAGAAACATTGAGACAGGAGTGTGG gAAGTATGAGAAATTGCAACACAGAAAAGAGCAAATGAAAGAAGCTTTCAATGCTGCTGATAAGAAAGATGTGCAGCTGCAGGCTGAGATGGTGCAGACTAATACAAACAGAAAGAAGTACAAACAACAATTGGAAGAAGAGAGGAAGAAGCTTGCTCAATTGGAAAAAGTTCCTGAAGAtaataaaaac ACGATCAAAGAATGTGAAGTAAAAGAAGTGGAACTGACggcgaaaaaagaaaaattggaaaaggaaaaggcACGACTGTTGGCGAATATCCGAGAAGAAACCAAAGACCTGCAAGTGGACAAAGAAAAGCTGGAAACGCGACTGGGTCATCTCAAAAAAGCAGTGGACGCGACGAAATCCGCC TACGATCTGGCCGACTCCGAGCTAAAAATCTGTCGAAGTCACGAAGAGAGCGAAAGAAATAAACTCGAGAAGTTGCAAGAAGCAATAAAAAACACCGAGGCGACCATCAACCAACGAACGGAAGAGGTGGCGCAGCTCAAACGAAAAATTCCTCTCACGGAGAACTCGCTGAGGGGCGCACACGAAGAATTGGAGGGCGTCAAAAGAGAAGAGGCTCAGATCACCAAAGAGATCAGACAGAAGAGGATGCATCTGGAGGAAGTGCGAAGTTCGATGCAGATGTCCAGGTCGCGCGGTAAAATTCTCGACTCTTTGATGCAGCAGAAGCGCGAGGGGAAGTGCCGGGGGCTGTACGGAAGATTG GGTGACCTTGGCGCCATTGACCAGAAGTACGACGTAGCCATATCCACAGCCTGCGGCCGACTGGATAATATTGTGGTCGATACTGTAAGCACAGCCCAGTGGTGTATAGAGTTTTTGAAAAAGCACGGCCTAGGGAGGGCCACGTTTATCGCCTTGGACAAGCAGGAACACCTCAGAGAGGTCGCCAACAGTAGGATTCGAAC tcCAGAAAATGTGCATCGCCTGTTTGATCTCGTCCAAATTCAAGACGAAACCGTGAGAACTGCGTTTTATTTCTCCCTGAGAGACACCCTTGTGGCTAACGATTTGGATCAGGCCTCTAGAATAGCTTATGGGGCTCAACGATACAGGGTGGTCACCCTGAAGGGCGACCTGATCGAAACGTCAGGAACGATGAGCGGCGGCGGCAAAACGGTGAGTCGGGGCCGAATGGGCCAGTCCGTCGTCACGTCGACCGTCGACCCCAAGGAAATCGAAAACATGGAATCGGTTCTGGAAAAATTTGAAGATCGTTTCAAACAATTGATGCAAGAACAAGCAGCTCTAGAAAACCAAATCGCCACGCTCCAACCCGAGCTGAACCACATGAAGGTCAATTTGGAAAAGTTCACGCAAGAGTTGCAGTCTTTGAAGGGACAGCAGCCCTTGCAGAGTCACGAACTGCGCAAACAGGAAAACGTCGTGAAATCGACAAAATCCGACCCCAAACAGATACAGAAGTTGACGGCCACGGTGGAAGCCAAGAAAGCTGAATTTGAGGAAGCGTCCGCCAACGCTCAAGAATTGCAAGTTGACGTGGACAAGTTGACGGCCGAGATCAAAGAGAAGACTACGGGGAAAATGAGAACCGTGGATAAAAATCTGAGCGAAACTACCAAATCTATCGATAAGTGCAAAGCAGAAGTTACGAGGTTGAGAGTGGCGATTACGACGTCTGAAAg AAATGCGAAGAAATGTGAACAGAAAATTGCAACGTTGGAACAGAATATTGTAGATGCGGAAAATAGATTGAGGGAAGCGAAGGCCGAAAGGGACACGATAGAAGAGGACGGTCAGAAGTTGTTGAAGTGCATTGAAGAACTAACGGAACAGTTGTCGAACGAAGAAGGGAAATATGCAG AATTAAAGCAAGAGGTGACTGCTCTCACCGGCGAAGAGAAAAagctgttattaaaaaaagtggaCGTCGAtcaaacatttaaaacaataaatgaaaAGCTGAACGAATGTAAGGCAACGATTCACCAGTGGCACGCAAAG TTGACGCAACTAACGTTGCACGAGATTCCCGAAGAACAAGAGGAATTAAAGAAATTTGAACCAGAAGAACTACAATCTAAGAATACAGAAGTGGTAGAGCTGGAACTCCAAGCGGCACAAAATTCCATAAAGAACACCAAGCCAAATCTTAATGCCATACAG GAATATAAGACCGGACAGAATGTCTACATGGCGAAAGCCCAAGAACTGGACGCTATAACGTCGAAGCGAAACGACATGAAGAGTTTGTTTGACAAGGTTAAAAATCAAAGACGAGACGAATTTATGGTGGGGTACAACATAATCAAGCTGAAACTGAAGGAGATGTACCAGATGATAACGCTCGGAGGAGATGCCGACTTTGAAATCCTCGACTCGTGCGATCCCTTCGCGGACGGCGTCCAGTTGAA CGTGCGCCCCCCACGGAAGTCGTGGAAAGCGATATCGAATCTGTCGGGAGGAGAGAAAACGCTGTCGTCGTTGGCGCTAGTGTTCGCCCTGCATTACTACAAGCCCTCGCCCCTGTACGTGATGGACGAGATCGACGCGGCCCTCGACTTCAAAAACGTGTCAATCGTGGGTCACTACATCAAAGAAAGGACCAAAAACGCGCAGTTCATTATCATTTCGTTGCGTTCCAACATGTTCGAATTGTGCGACAATCTGATCGGAATTTACAAGATATTCAATTGTACGAAGACGATCACGATCGATCCGCGCGGTTTCGACCAGAAGAACGAAGATAAGGAAAATCGGGACAACGGGAAGGACGTCGACAGAGTGGAGTCGGATTCGAGCGGGGTCGCCCACAACGGGGATGCCGTCATCAACGATTCGCTGGAGGAAGCGATGGACGTTACGTGA
- the parvin gene encoding beta-parvin yields the protein MEESEVEKPICQVLYRQSSLETRLSPVHLSEESSESSDDELKDLASAPRIVDVKMKTPTPNFNQESKKVLQDVKTEEKREEDDGRDDKATAVYLMKMITPYGRKKNPQNDRYETDEIAEMATVRPKSPRPVGPKSDKEESIWDKLGTLGRKKRIKEVQEVQAEGKYAIDSPGNPMNPITPPEDYDLEDNEERCMVEPRSYDDPRFRDLSQVLIDWVNDELASQRIIVQDLAEDLYDGQVLQKLLEKLTNDKLDVPEVTQSEEGQKQKLSVVLAHFNQVLGVQRLGHKKWSVEAVHSKNIVPIMHLLVALARHFRPPVRLPEHVSVSMVVVQKINGQLSHRVVKENITSAYDDVGMRCERDAFDTLFDHAPDKLQVVKKSLVTFVNKHLNKINLEVSDLESQFHDGVYLIMLMGLLEGFFVPLYSFHATPRDFDQKVHNVSFAFELMEEVGLKKPKARPEDVVNMDLKSTLRVLYNLFTKYKSIL from the exons atggAAGAAAGTGAAGTGGAAAAGCCAATTTGTCAAGTTTTATACAGACAATCGTCACTAGAAACAAGATTGTCCCCTGTTCATCTTTCAGAAGAGTCATCTGAATCTAGCGATGATGAACTAAAAGATTTAGCGTCGGCACCTAGAATCGTCGACGTTAAAATGAAAACCCCCACACCAAACTTTAACCAAGAATCAAAAAAGGTTTTGCAAGATGTAAAAACAGAGGAAAAGCGGGAGGAAGATGATGGAAGAGATGACAAAGCAACAGCAGTTTATTTGATGAAAA TGATAACACCATACGGCAGGAAGAAAAATCCCCAAAATGACAGATACGAAACTGACGAAATCGCAGAAATGGCTACGGTAAGGCCGAAATCGCCGAGGCCCGTGGGGCCCAAAAGCGACAAGGAGGAGTCAATTTGGGACAAGTTAGGGACCCTGGGAAGAAAAAAGCGTATCAAGGAAG TTCAAGAGGTCCAAGCTGAGGGCAAATATGCTATTGATTCTCCTGGGAATCCCATGAACCCTATTACCCCTCCAGAAGATTATGATTtgg AGGATAATGAGGAGAGGTGCATGGTTGAACCACGCTCTTATGATGACCCTAGATTTAGGGACCTGTCCCAAGTATTGATTGATTGGGTTAATGATGAATTGGCCTCGCAAAGAATAATTGTGCAAGACCTTGCTGAAGATTTGTATGATGGGCAAGTGTTGCAGAAACTGCTTGAGAAGTTGACAAATGACAAACTTGATGTGCCTGAGGTGACTCAGTCTGAGGAAGGACAAAAGCAGAAACTGTCTGTGGTTTTAGCCCATTTTAAtcag gttttgGGGGTTCAGCGCTTGGGCCACAAAAAATGGAGTGTAGAAGCTGTTCATTCGAAAAATATTGTCCCCATTATGCATTTATTAGTGGCTTTGGCGCGCCACTTCCGCCCCCCTGTCCGTCTACCAGAACATGTATCAGTGTCAATGGTAGTAGTGCAGAAGATAAATGGGCAGTTATCTCATAGAGTTGTCAAAGAAAACATCACTTCAGCTTATGATGATGTTGGTATGAGATGTGAGCGTGATGCATTTGATACATTGTTTGATCATGCTCCTGATAAACTCCAAGTTGTCAAAAAG agTCTGGtaacatttgtaaataaacacctgaataaaatcaatttggaAGTGAGTGATCTGGAGAGTCAGTTTCATGATGGTGTATATTTGATCATGTTGATGGGTCTTTTGGAAGGATTCTTTGTGCCACTGTACAGTTTCCATGCTACACCCAGAGATTTTGATCAGAAGGTGCACAATgtttcttttgcttttgagcTGATGGAGGAAGTTGGTTTGAAAAAGCCAAAAGCTCGACCAGAAG ATGTTGTCAATATGGACCTAAAGTCTACACTGAGAGTGCTTTATAATCTCTTTACAAAGTATAAAAGTATTTTATAA
- the LOC138128422 gene encoding nucleolar protein 16, translating into MVKLRKQRKRKVYRHNVNRKRLRNRIESVGKISCKEVKSAWDRRKSVQTNLEEMGLSYDPNKTIKIPSNKQKLKASVTSNVDAWEEENVEATPTKVFVAEALETEARAPRVKMFKLPKGQVQWITYLMDKYGKDYKAMARDKKNYQQETWKQLRAKIKRFKSIPEQYSVYLKERNLTEGDASSGNDSALSDNEI; encoded by the exons ATGGTCAAATTGAGGAAACAAAGGAAAAGGAAAGTGTATCGTCATAATGTGAACAGGAAAAGATTGCGGAATAGGATAGAAAGTGTGGGCAAAATCTCATG TAAAGAAGTTAAGAGCGCTTGGGATAGGCGCAAGTCAGtacaaacaaatttagaaGAAATGGGGTTGTCATATGATCCGAATAAAACTATTAAAATTCCTAGTAATAAGCAAAAGCTGAAAGCTTCAGTAACATCAAATGTGGATGCCTGGGAAGAAGAAAATGTTGAAGCCACCCCTACAAAGGTTTTTGTAGCAGAAGCTTTAGAAACTGAAGCTAGAGCTCCTagagtaaaaatgtttaagctGCCAAAGGGACAGGTCCAATGGATTACTTACTTgatggataagtatggcaaagACTACAAGGCAATGGCAAGAGATAAGAAGAACTATCAGCAAGAGACATGGAAACAGCTCAGAGCAAAAATTAAGAGGTTTAAGAGTATACCAGAACAGTATTCTGTATATTTGAAAGAAAGAAATTTGACTGAGGGTGATGCAAGTAGTGGAAATGACAGTGCCCTATCAGATAATGAAATTTGA